In the genome of Candidatus Bathyarchaeia archaeon, one region contains:
- a CDS encoding MFS transporter translates to MSFFDKLREEFSFVRGNYLVLVISWVFIDFGNEIPGAYYPLYVKDLGGNEPILGLIGFVALICLASVQFPGGYLADKYGRRWLIFTMTFGVALSYIFFALAPSWEIILLGVVVQNLCLIYQPALFAMISDSLPPEKRGMGTSITQLIASVATTPGPAIAAFLYTIYGSIMGMRIGYGVVIVLFLVAAALRSNLKETISDPHKISAMEILRAYPASLKESFRVWKVVPRSTFHLFLAFLVGGFSFAMIQTFTVVYAVEDLGLSRPEWSLVLMVLFAAMIGLAIPVGKLVDKVGRKIPLLLSYAFAAPALLLFIYGDLYRLFLSLILLGLTQLMMFSSYSALMADLVPKEQRGKVTGFSQFFSYIVMALGVLLGGMLYTSVSHQFPFFLMLIFLIPQFLITLFMVHEPKHREQ, encoded by the coding sequence TTGTCGTTCTTCGACAAACTCAGAGAAGAATTTTCGTTCGTCCGAGGCAACTACCTCGTCCTCGTAATAAGCTGGGTTTTCATTGACTTCGGAAATGAAATACCAGGCGCATACTACCCCTTATACGTCAAAGACCTAGGGGGCAACGAGCCAATCCTCGGCTTAATAGGCTTCGTAGCCCTCATCTGTTTGGCTTCAGTGCAGTTTCCAGGAGGCTACCTAGCCGACAAATACGGAAGAAGATGGCTGATATTCACCATGACCTTCGGCGTCGCGCTGTCCTACATATTTTTTGCTCTGGCTCCAAGCTGGGAGATCATTCTCTTAGGAGTAGTGGTGCAAAACCTGTGTTTGATATATCAACCAGCACTGTTCGCCATGATTTCAGATTCACTGCCACCTGAAAAACGCGGTATGGGAACCTCCATAACTCAACTTATAGCATCGGTGGCCACGACGCCTGGACCTGCCATAGCTGCTTTCTTGTACACTATTTATGGATCTATAATGGGCATGAGAATAGGCTACGGCGTGGTCATCGTTTTGTTTCTGGTAGCAGCCGCCTTGCGATCAAATCTTAAAGAAACCATTTCTGATCCGCACAAGATCAGCGCCATGGAGATATTAAGGGCTTATCCCGCTTCACTTAAGGAGAGTTTCAGGGTTTGGAAGGTTGTGCCTAGGTCAACGTTTCATCTGTTCTTGGCTTTTCTGGTTGGTGGATTTTCGTTTGCTATGATACAGACTTTCACTGTGGTCTACGCTGTTGAGGATCTGGGATTGTCTAGGCCAGAGTGGTCGCTTGTCCTCATGGTTTTGTTTGCTGCAATGATCGGCTTGGCCATTCCAGTCGGCAAACTTGTTGACAAAGTTGGGAGAAAAATCCCGTTGTTGCTCTCTTATGCATTTGCTGCTCCTGCGCTGTTGCTCTTCATCTATGGTGATCTTTACAGACTGTTCTTATCGTTGATCTTGTTGGGTTTGACCCAGTTGATGATGTTTTCCTCGTATTCAGCTCTCATGGCGGATTTGGTGCCGAAGGAGCAGAGAGGAAAAGTGACCGGTTTTTCACAGTTTTTCAGTTACATTGTCATGGCTTTGGGAGTCCTGTTAGGAGGCATGCTGTATACTAGCGTCAGCCATCAATTCCCATTCTTCCTGATGCTGATCTTCCTTATCCCGCAATTTCTCATCACACTGTTCATGGTTCATGAGCCGAAGCACCGCGAACAGTGA
- a CDS encoding TMEM165/GDT1 family protein: MLCLTILNLQKSLNALPTTALAMDFLPLLASFSLVMIAELGDKTQLAVISLSSKRKSINVFIGALLAFALVDGISALAGGAIAALIPAFWVGIGAGIAFMAFAAYTLFFEKSKKPQIEEKSLAMASSFSLIALMELGDKTQLAVVSLAAEYDAPLLVFVGVMLAFAALTALGVLLGTTISRWVPLKYVRIGSGLLFIVFGLLFIWSSLTGNKVF, from the coding sequence ATGCTTTGCTTAACCATCTTAAACCTGCAAAAATCCTTAAATGCACTGCCCACTACTGCTCTCGCCATGGATTTCCTACCTCTGCTAGCATCATTCAGTCTTGTCATGATAGCAGAGCTAGGAGACAAAACCCAGCTTGCAGTTATCAGCCTAAGCTCAAAACGTAAATCCATAAACGTGTTCATAGGCGCCCTGTTGGCTTTTGCCCTCGTCGATGGAATAAGCGCTCTTGCAGGCGGAGCTATTGCAGCACTAATCCCGGCATTTTGGGTAGGCATAGGCGCCGGCATTGCTTTCATGGCGTTCGCTGCTTACACATTGTTTTTTGAGAAATCTAAGAAACCCCAGATCGAAGAGAAATCCCTAGCTATGGCTTCTTCCTTTTCTCTCATAGCTCTAATGGAGCTAGGCGACAAAACACAGTTAGCAGTCGTTTCGTTGGCTGCTGAATACGATGCGCCGTTGTTGGTGTTTGTTGGAGTGATGCTGGCATTTGCCGCATTAACTGCGTTAGGCGTGTTGCTCGGCACAACCATATCCAGATGGGTTCCTTTGAAATACGTTAGAATAGGCTCAGGCTTACTCTTCATCGTGTTCGGCCTCCTATTCATCTGGAGCTCACTGACTGGAAACAAAGTGTTTTAG
- a CDS encoding metallophosphoesterase: MLSPLFPYPALLVRKGEERVLAVADLHIGWEVALAEQGIHVPSQTPKMKNRLLKLVDLYKPTSLLFLGDVKHTIARVELEEWRDIPDLFEALTQKVPDIKVVLGNHDGNLEPLLPSAVQIIPSTGIALFDVGFSHGNAWPAAELLQYRNLVIGHVHPTVAFRDQLGFRITTQVWFKAGVNQDQLARSFLKGAGFRVKAGEDPSKLLFEKFSVRLKVSEFYIMPYFNEFLGGRPINRKSGGRYERGGSQSIEYLGPLLRSGAIDVENAEINMLDGTFLGAVNQLRSLS; this comes from the coding sequence TTGTTGTCGCCACTTTTTCCATATCCTGCGTTGCTGGTGAGGAAGGGCGAAGAACGAGTTCTCGCTGTGGCTGATCTTCACATAGGCTGGGAAGTGGCTCTAGCTGAGCAGGGCATTCACGTTCCTTCGCAAACGCCAAAGATGAAGAATAGATTGCTCAAACTCGTAGACTTGTACAAGCCTACAAGCCTGCTATTTCTAGGCGATGTTAAGCACACAATCGCACGCGTGGAACTTGAAGAGTGGCGCGACATACCTGACCTGTTCGAAGCTCTGACGCAGAAAGTGCCCGACATCAAAGTTGTTTTGGGAAATCATGACGGGAACTTGGAGCCGCTTCTACCTTCAGCGGTGCAGATCATTCCGTCAACGGGCATCGCTTTGTTTGATGTCGGTTTCTCTCACGGCAACGCGTGGCCTGCGGCTGAATTGCTTCAATATCGCAACTTGGTTATTGGGCATGTGCACCCAACTGTGGCTTTTCGTGACCAGCTGGGATTCCGAATCACAACGCAGGTCTGGTTTAAGGCAGGCGTAAACCAGGATCAGCTTGCTCGGTCTTTTTTGAAGGGTGCGGGCTTCAGAGTGAAAGCTGGCGAGGATCCTTCCAAGCTTTTGTTCGAGAAATTCAGTGTGCGGCTTAAAGTGTCCGAGTTCTACATTATGCCCTATTTCAACGAGTTTCTTGGCGGCAGGCCGATAAACAGGAAGAGCGGAGGCAGGTATGAGAGAGGAGGCAGTCAATCAATTGAGTATCTTGGACCACTTCTGCGGTCAGGCGCCATAGACGTTGAAAACGCTGAGATCAATATGCTCGATGGCACTTTTCTCGGTGCAGTCAATCAACTGAGAAGCTTAAGCTAA
- a CDS encoding ferredoxin family protein, whose protein sequence is MPIDPDFMKNKAESGEHAGHKVRGEVKAPEKLGVHGTLVAVDQDCCNGDGICISVCPVSVFDWVDSPGHPTSEKKSDPVSEPQCIYCRACEVQCPTQAIKITEP, encoded by the coding sequence TTGCCAATTGATCCTGATTTCATGAAGAACAAAGCCGAGTCTGGAGAGCATGCTGGACACAAGGTTAGAGGCGAAGTGAAAGCGCCGGAGAAACTTGGCGTCCATGGAACACTGGTTGCGGTTGATCAGGACTGCTGCAACGGAGATGGCATCTGCATATCTGTCTGTCCGGTCAGCGTCTTCGATTGGGTTGACTCACCAGGACATCCAACGTCTGAGAAGAAATCTGATCCCGTCAGCGAACCTCAATGCATATACTGTCGAGCTTGCGAAGTGCAGTGTCCAACACAGGCCATAAAGATAACTGAACCGTAA
- a CDS encoding DUF357 domain-containing protein: protein MSAHALLAKYIGNSEKVLGEIRVKQNAKTLSLDQVIEVVEDAKRYLSDAKYYGEKQQYETGLVSVAYCEGMLDALRLLGLVEFRWSETKEKT, encoded by the coding sequence ATGAGCGCACACGCTTTGCTAGCAAAGTACATTGGGAACTCAGAGAAGGTCTTGGGTGAAATCAGAGTCAAGCAGAACGCTAAGACCTTAAGCCTTGACCAAGTTATCGAAGTGGTTGAGGACGCGAAGCGATATCTAAGCGATGCAAAGTATTATGGAGAAAAACAGCAGTATGAAACTGGACTGGTATCGGTCGCCTATTGTGAAGGCATGCTTGACGCGTTGCGCCTCTTAGGCTTGGTGGAGTTCAGATGGTCCGAAACGAAGGAAAAAACTTGA
- a CDS encoding ABC transporter substrate-binding protein — protein sequence MIATAIISLVAIALAGIFLAPYLTPAAPSTTIRVGYLTADLHHIAYFVAKNKTVGGGQSFFEKYSVNVTDAVSGGYASGGVEMDAFAGGKVDIGFLGAPPAIIKHLNLGVNTTVIAQVNDIGSAIVVKPEVNNISELRGKTIGVPSRSSIQYFLLLNYAEKQNMSITDFLIDEPLSGANMELKLQSGAIDAFVAWEPFPSDAVNKGFGKLLATSSDIWPHHLDCVIVADKAFAANHPSTVVNFLKAHIEATEWINEAKSDPSSSQYQLLVDIGVGFTAREASVVKEALSRIDYKYAVNLTFLSTFIEFTGKLIDFNMVPSTKLAERGYEDKYDFTEKYVDESYLTAARSD from the coding sequence TTGATTGCAACTGCTATCATATCTCTGGTCGCCATTGCCTTAGCAGGCATTTTCCTAGCTCCTTACTTGACGCCCGCAGCTCCCTCAACCACCATTAGAGTCGGATACCTAACAGCCGACCTTCACCACATCGCATATTTCGTGGCCAAGAACAAGACTGTAGGCGGCGGTCAATCGTTTTTTGAAAAGTACAGCGTCAACGTGACAGACGCTGTTTCGGGTGGATATGCTTCTGGCGGCGTGGAGATGGATGCGTTTGCGGGAGGTAAAGTTGACATCGGCTTCTTAGGTGCGCCCCCAGCTATAATCAAGCACCTGAACTTGGGCGTGAACACCACGGTTATAGCGCAGGTCAATGACATCGGCTCAGCCATCGTGGTGAAACCTGAAGTCAACAACATTTCAGAGTTGAGGGGCAAGACCATCGGTGTGCCAAGCCGAAGTTCAATTCAATACTTTCTTCTGCTAAACTACGCTGAGAAGCAGAACATGAGCATAACCGACTTCTTAATAGACGAGCCACTTTCTGGAGCCAACATGGAGCTGAAACTGCAGTCGGGTGCCATTGACGCTTTTGTGGCGTGGGAACCGTTTCCCTCAGACGCTGTTAACAAAGGATTTGGAAAGCTCTTGGCAACATCAAGCGACATCTGGCCTCACCACCTAGACTGCGTAATAGTAGCCGACAAAGCTTTCGCGGCAAACCATCCTTCCACAGTCGTTAACTTTCTCAAGGCGCACATTGAAGCAACCGAATGGATAAACGAAGCCAAATCTGATCCAAGTTCGTCTCAGTATCAACTGCTTGTAGACATCGGAGTTGGATTCACGGCGCGCGAGGCATCGGTTGTGAAGGAGGCGTTGAGTCGCATAGACTACAAATATGCCGTTAACCTCACGTTCCTCAGCACTTTCATCGAGTTCACCGGCAAACTCATCGACTTCAACATGGTGCCCTCAACCAAACTTGCTGAAAGAGGCTACGAAGACAAGTACGATTTCACTGAGAAATACGTCGACGAATCCTATTTGACTGCGGCTCGAAGTGATTAA
- a CDS encoding ABC transporter permease translates to MKEKQRTLLIKLLLGIVALAVFFFIWDLVAARDPRGLLPRPVSIFSTLIRVVITNERDPTGHVFSEHVVASLFRVSYGFFLAAVVAIPVGLLWGYSLYAEGISRPLVELFRPIPPFAWIPFAIIFFRDPFDAVFIVYLASFFPIVLSTVAGVKAVDSVLIDAARTLGANKRQLFGKVIVPASLPHIMTGLRIGLGIGWMAIVAAELVGVREGGLGFYIHVMSDDFGLYENVFAGMFLVGIIGFLMITAISYVERRLSRWAGIL, encoded by the coding sequence ATGAAGGAGAAGCAGCGCACACTCCTCATCAAACTCTTATTGGGCATTGTTGCGCTGGCAGTTTTCTTCTTTATATGGGATCTTGTGGCTGCACGAGATCCGAGAGGGCTGCTGCCTCGTCCAGTCAGCATCTTCTCAACTCTGATACGTGTGGTGATCACAAATGAAAGGGACCCAACAGGTCATGTTTTCAGTGAGCATGTGGTGGCGAGCCTTTTCAGAGTGTCTTATGGCTTTTTTCTCGCTGCCGTTGTTGCGATTCCTGTAGGTTTGCTGTGGGGGTATTCGCTTTATGCTGAGGGCATTAGCAGGCCTTTGGTGGAGCTTTTCCGTCCTATTCCGCCCTTTGCTTGGATTCCCTTTGCCATAATTTTCTTCAGAGACCCGTTTGACGCCGTGTTCATTGTCTACTTGGCCTCGTTTTTTCCAATCGTCTTGAGCACGGTTGCAGGTGTCAAGGCTGTGGACTCCGTCTTAATCGATGCTGCGCGGACTCTTGGCGCCAACAAAAGGCAGCTTTTTGGCAAAGTTATTGTTCCTGCTTCGTTGCCGCACATTATGACTGGGCTGCGGATTGGCTTGGGCATAGGCTGGATGGCTATCGTAGCCGCTGAACTAGTTGGTGTTAGAGAAGGTGGTTTGGGCTTTTACATTCATGTTATGAGCGACGACTTTGGGCTTTACGAAAACGTGTTTGCAGGCATGTTTCTCGTTGGAATAATAGGTTTCCTCATGATAACTGCGATAAGCTATGTGGAAAGACGGTTGTCCAGATGGGCAGGAATACTCTGA
- a CDS encoding asparaginase domain-containing protein — MKIVFIQTGGTIDKDYPRTQKGYAFEIGKPAVERILQRVHPNFDFQIVSLLRKDSLDITKQDREKILEACRKADADKIVVTHGTDTMIETAKRLSDIKDKVMILTGALRPERFSDSDALFNVGTAIGAINVLTNGVYIAMSGRIYPWNEVRRDRKTGRFVES, encoded by the coding sequence ATGAAAATCGTTTTCATCCAAACCGGAGGAACAATCGACAAGGACTATCCAAGAACGCAGAAGGGGTACGCTTTTGAGATAGGGAAGCCAGCTGTCGAAAGAATATTGCAGAGAGTTCATCCAAACTTCGACTTTCAGATAGTTTCGCTTTTGAGGAAAGACAGTCTAGACATCACGAAACAAGACCGAGAGAAGATACTTGAAGCCTGCAGGAAAGCTGACGCTGACAAAATAGTAGTTACACACGGAACTGATACGATGATAGAAACCGCCAAGAGACTAAGCGACATTAAAGACAAGGTTATGATCTTGACAGGAGCTCTGAGGCCGGAGAGGTTCTCTGATTCAGACGCCTTGTTTAACGTTGGAACCGCTATTGGCGCCATAAACGTTCTGACTAACGGAGTCTACATTGCGATGAGCGGCAGGATCTATCCTTGGAATGAGGTCAGGAGGGACAGAAAAACAGGGCGATTTGTTGAGAGTTGA
- a CDS encoding adenylyltransferase/cytidyltransferase family protein, with translation MVRNEGKNLKKKGKIVLASGTFDLLHLGHVKYLEEAKKAGGKNARLMVIIARDKTVEKRKGDKPVMPEEHRRALVESLKVVDEAILGYEDFDIGSVITELRPNVIAVGYDQEGIEKQVRKVVAEKKYPVEVVRIEKFGKDELNSSLKIKKRISQICRR, from the coding sequence ATGGTCCGAAACGAAGGAAAAAACTTGAAGAAAAAAGGCAAGATCGTGCTAGCGTCAGGCACGTTCGACCTGCTCCATTTGGGTCACGTGAAGTATCTTGAAGAAGCCAAAAAAGCAGGCGGCAAAAACGCTAGACTGATGGTCATAATTGCAAGAGACAAAACAGTTGAGAAGAGGAAGGGGGACAAACCGGTCATGCCCGAGGAACATCGGCGGGCGTTGGTTGAGTCTTTGAAGGTTGTTGATGAAGCTATCTTGGGCTATGAGGACTTTGACATTGGCTCGGTGATCACGGAGTTAAGGCCCAACGTTATTGCAGTAGGTTACGATCAAGAAGGCATTGAAAAGCAAGTTCGCAAGGTTGTAGCTGAGAAAAAATACCCAGTTGAGGTTGTGAGAATTGAGAAATTTGGCAAAGACGAGTTGAACAGCTCGTTGAAAATCAAGAAGAGAATCAGCCAGATTTGCAGGAGATAG
- a CDS encoding inositol monophosphatase family protein has product MSRRGIASLVDWLTVLKACAKSMKRQVRPLFGSAQAKQGYGIGAGGDVKKQIDLAAENALVQTLQKHNVSCTLISEESGVMRIGESPSEFFVVADPVDGTANAIRGLPFVNISLAVSRKPMLSDVNVALVADVLRDVTYVAEKGKGAYKGRKRIKPSDTQRLEEAMVGVDFSTFKTPQLVNRLVRILERTRHLRHLGANALEICYVADGTSDAFIDIRGKLRITDIAAAYLILLEAGGIITTAEGGRLDAPLDPKQRVSFIAAANRQMHDVITNWLRPSR; this is encoded by the coding sequence ATGAGTAGAAGAGGAATAGCTTCGTTGGTTGATTGGCTCACCGTACTCAAAGCATGCGCTAAGAGCATGAAACGACAAGTGCGGCCTTTGTTTGGCTCAGCGCAAGCCAAGCAGGGATATGGAATAGGCGCAGGCGGCGACGTGAAGAAGCAGATTGACTTGGCGGCTGAAAACGCGCTAGTCCAGACCCTGCAGAAGCACAACGTCTCCTGTACCCTGATCAGCGAAGAGTCCGGAGTCATGCGGATCGGTGAGTCTCCTTCTGAGTTTTTTGTAGTTGCTGATCCAGTTGATGGAACCGCTAATGCTATTCGAGGCCTGCCCTTTGTGAATATCTCTCTAGCAGTTTCGAGAAAGCCGATGTTGAGCGATGTGAATGTTGCCTTGGTTGCTGATGTACTCAGAGACGTAACCTACGTTGCTGAGAAAGGTAAAGGCGCCTACAAGGGCAGGAAAAGAATCAAGCCTTCGGACACACAAAGGCTCGAAGAAGCCATGGTGGGCGTGGATTTCAGCACTTTCAAGACGCCGCAGCTAGTCAACCGGCTGGTGAGAATCTTGGAGAGGACACGACATTTACGCCATCTGGGAGCCAACGCTCTAGAAATCTGTTACGTCGCCGATGGAACAAGCGATGCTTTCATTGACATTCGCGGTAAGCTAAGAATAACCGATATAGCCGCGGCATACTTGATCCTGCTCGAGGCTGGTGGAATCATAACCACAGCCGAAGGGGGCAGACTTGACGCTCCGCTGGATCCTAAACAGCGCGTGTCGTTCATTGCAGCGGCAAACAGGCAAATGCACGATGTAATCACGAATTGGTTAAGACCAAGCAGGTAA
- a CDS encoding Lrp/AsnC ligand binding domain-containing protein, with product MAKAFVLINTEAGMEQDVVNQLKNMKSVKEAYTVYGVYDAVAYVEAEKIDELKNAVSYEIRKLNGVRSTVTMMVAEGKKVGTSPP from the coding sequence ATGGCGAAAGCGTTCGTGTTGATAAACACTGAGGCTGGAATGGAGCAAGACGTGGTCAACCAACTCAAGAACATGAAAAGTGTGAAAGAAGCTTACACTGTCTACGGAGTCTACGACGCTGTGGCCTATGTGGAAGCAGAGAAGATTGATGAGTTGAAGAACGCTGTATCCTATGAAATTCGTAAGCTCAACGGCGTCCGCTCAACCGTGACCATGATGGTTGCGGAAGGAAAGAAAGTCGGCACTAGTCCACCCTAG
- the dph5 gene encoding diphthine synthase — MGELVFVGLGLGSEKSISLLGLEKAKTAEVLFAELYTSLLPELDLSKLEKLVGKRVQLVSRHDLEEDCGMMILTAAEKGGAVLLVPGDPLIATTHVDLRIRAQKKGIRTSIVHAASIVSAVTGLSGLQNYKFGRSVTIPFTDTGSVDETPYNVIAQNRKTGLHTLCFLDLRVDEKRYMTIRDALEVLFGLEKRKHHRVITPDALAVGIARAGSENPTIKADFVRKLQGFDFGKPPHSLVFPGKLHFMEVEALVTLAKAPEKIREMAK; from the coding sequence TTGGGTGAATTGGTGTTTGTTGGCTTGGGCTTAGGCAGCGAGAAAAGCATATCGCTTCTAGGCTTGGAAAAAGCTAAGACGGCTGAGGTCCTGTTTGCAGAGTTGTACACGAGCCTCTTGCCAGAACTTGATCTTTCAAAACTTGAGAAACTCGTTGGAAAGCGGGTCCAACTGGTTTCTAGACACGACCTCGAAGAAGACTGCGGAATGATGATTTTGACGGCGGCGGAGAAGGGCGGGGCAGTCTTGTTGGTGCCCGGCGACCCTCTGATTGCTACAACACATGTTGATTTGCGTATTCGAGCCCAAAAGAAAGGCATTAGGACCAGCATTGTCCATGCGGCATCAATTGTTTCAGCAGTGACCGGCTTGTCGGGCTTGCAGAACTACAAGTTTGGCAGAAGCGTCACCATACCTTTCACCGATACGGGCTCTGTTGATGAGACCCCGTACAACGTTATCGCCCAGAACCGGAAAACCGGTCTCCACACGCTCTGTTTTCTTGACCTCCGAGTAGACGAAAAACGATACATGACTATAAGAGACGCCTTGGAAGTGCTCTTTGGCCTGGAGAAGCGGAAGCACCACCGCGTGATAACGCCTGACGCATTGGCAGTCGGCATCGCACGAGCCGGCTCAGAAAATCCCACGATAAAAGCAGATTTTGTCCGAAAACTTCAGGGGTTTGATTTTGGAAAACCGCCCCACTCCCTAGTTTTTCCGGGCAAACTGCACTTCATGGAGGTAGAGGCGCTTGTCACACTGGCAAAGGCGCCTGAAAAGATTAGGGAGATGGCAAAATGA
- a CDS encoding DUF120 domain-containing protein, with translation MKPPTLSAQSWKYLYALYKLAELGASRRTVKVSTEYFADKMGLSQQTASRYLIQLEKKGWLKRNITPDGCLVKVTDTGQQELKQLYSNLGLVFEAAYPPSVTLEGVLFTGLGEGAYYVSKEGYRKQFLEKLGFDPYPGTLNLKLTTDYDIKTRGELESYPAIELHGFQNESRSFGGVRCYPAIINNKVKGAILTAMRTHYDSSVIEIVSPVYLRSHLKLKDGQKIKVEVLTLP, from the coding sequence ATGAAGCCGCCGACCCTCAGCGCACAATCTTGGAAATATCTGTACGCGTTGTATAAACTTGCTGAGTTGGGCGCCTCACGCCGCACCGTCAAAGTCTCAACCGAATACTTCGCCGACAAGATGGGTCTCTCCCAGCAAACCGCGTCGCGTTACCTGATTCAACTCGAAAAGAAAGGTTGGCTGAAAAGAAACATAACACCTGATGGATGCTTGGTCAAAGTCACAGACACTGGCCAACAGGAACTGAAGCAGTTGTACTCCAATCTCGGCCTTGTCTTCGAAGCCGCCTATCCACCGTCAGTCACTTTGGAAGGCGTGTTATTCACAGGGCTGGGCGAGGGCGCATACTACGTGTCGAAAGAGGGTTACCGCAAACAGTTCCTCGAAAAACTAGGCTTTGACCCTTATCCGGGAACTTTGAACCTCAAACTCACCACCGACTATGACATCAAGACCAGAGGCGAGCTGGAATCATATCCTGCCATTGAGTTGCATGGCTTCCAAAATGAGTCAAGATCGTTTGGCGGCGTCAGATGCTATCCTGCAATAATCAACAACAAGGTTAAAGGCGCCATCTTAACTGCCATGCGAACCCATTACGACTCATCCGTAATCGAGATAGTTTCGCCAGTCTATCTTCGATCTCACCTTAAACTCAAGGATGGACAGAAGATTAAGGTTGAAGTTCTCACCTTGCCCTAA
- a CDS encoding ABC transporter ATP-binding protein translates to MGRNTLIQIRGLSKVFESDKARVEALTDLTLDVYQGELLCITGPTGCGKTTLLRILAGLESPNAGEVLLNGRAVSKPGADRGFVFQEFALFPWRSTRKNIEFGLEIKGTAPEKRQEVVDSYLKLVGLQGFEDAVPRQLSSGMKQRVAIARALTNDPEVLLMDEPFGSLDAQTRNIMQKELLRIWAQTKKTVMFVTHSVDEAVYLADRIVILTARPGTVKKVIEVKLRRPRDRTGEEFYAVRRPILQELEAEVEKTMSR, encoded by the coding sequence ATGGGCAGGAATACTCTGATCCAGATCCGCGGTTTGAGCAAAGTCTTCGAAAGCGACAAAGCCAGAGTTGAAGCTCTAACCGACCTTACCCTAGACGTGTACCAAGGCGAGCTTCTGTGCATAACCGGACCAACCGGATGCGGCAAGACTACACTCTTGCGAATACTAGCAGGGTTGGAATCACCGAATGCAGGCGAAGTTCTTCTGAATGGGCGCGCAGTGTCAAAACCCGGTGCAGATAGAGGCTTTGTATTCCAGGAATTCGCTCTTTTTCCGTGGAGATCCACGCGCAAGAACATTGAGTTCGGCTTAGAAATCAAGGGCACTGCGCCGGAGAAGCGCCAAGAAGTCGTCGATAGCTACTTGAAACTAGTGGGGTTGCAGGGCTTCGAAGACGCTGTGCCTCGTCAGCTTTCCAGCGGTATGAAGCAGCGAGTGGCTATTGCCCGAGCTTTAACCAATGATCCTGAAGTGTTGTTGATGGATGAGCCTTTTGGTTCTCTTGATGCGCAGACCCGGAATATTATGCAGAAGGAACTCTTGAGAATATGGGCGCAGACAAAGAAGACTGTGATGTTTGTCACTCATTCGGTTGACGAAGCGGTTTACTTGGCAGATCGAATTGTTATTTTGACAGCGCGACCGGGAACAGTTAAGAAAGTGATTGAGGTAAAGCTGCGGCGGCCTCGTGACCGCACAGGCGAAGAGTTCTATGCTGTGAGGCGTCCTATTCTTCAGGAGTTGGAAGCTGAAGTAGAGAAGACTATGAGCAGATGA